ATTAGTTCTTGTGTTCACGACATCCCACAATCTTGTCAACCTCACTCTAATTATCCATGTGTCTTTCTCAAAGCCCAATTCATTTATCATGTGATAAACTATTGTGGTGCCTCAAAATCTACAATATTGTACATTAACAAAGATAAGTAaatgaaaagcaaaaaattcaAGTATGTCACACGTGAACATGATTATAGTATGAAAGAATGATTCTTTTTAATTCGCAaacgaaaatataaaattttttattaggtGAATGCAAGTTCAAAGAAAAGGATTTATACCTTAGCTTCTCTTGCTTCTTGGCTGGCGTACTTGCTGCTTCTCCCTTTGCGAtattataaacaaataatattatgTAAACCGCAATTTGATTGTGTTAATATTGATATTCAACTCTATATTTTGctacaatatatatgaatggCAATTCGATTGctacaatataaaaaatttcctgAATAGTAACTAATGTATATAGTCTACTgcatattttgttttcttatatatattttgttaggatatgcatataatatatattatactgcataattaatgacaaaatatttccttaatgCATAAGTGATGATATGACAAAGTGAGAGAGTTccgtttcttatttttgatgatgtggtgGCTTGAGAATTCAGCTCGTACTTTGTTTTCATGTATACTAGTCGTAGAGCCCATGCGTTGCACGAGATACAaccttatttctttttctagttttatgataaaattatgTGTTATAAATGCAAAAACGAAAAATAGACCAGTCCAATAAATAccttttgttttaaaaaataaaaagttcatTCTCTAGAGAAGCTCAAAACGCAAGAAATAAATGATccatccaatatatatatatatatatatcttttaaagattttaaaaaaaaattctaaagaaagctaaaaagattaaaaaaaaaacgaatcATCGtgcaaatctatatctatatgtaaattaaaaaataaaaaatatttatttttaaaaatattcaaaagatCGAGAAAATTCCTTTTAGCTTTACATGGGTAGAACAACTTAAAGTTCAATACTGACAACAAAATATGGTACTAATATGGAGTTCCATAAATGTATGATGTCATACTGAAGATtaccaaaaaaggaaaaaaaaaactcatcaaAAGGCAGCACATCTAGTCAAACCTCTAAAGAAACAACAAACCTAGGATAATACGGGGTAACCTTAAAGCCGAGATGATCCAATAATATAacctatataataaaaatatagattGGATTATCTTAAGATATTTAAATCACCATAAtcaatctgaaaaaaaaagaatgtcagtaaaaaaaaccaaaaatttaagaataatGTTTCTTCTTGGAAGTTAGTTTATCTTTATGAAGTTCTTCAACATCGTAAAGATGAAGATAAATTCCGCTAATTAATTCCCTAAttagtaacaaaaaaaatctatttgaTTACTGAACCCACCTGAAAAGAATAATGCAAGTGAATTCTCAGATCCTCGGCCGCTTGCTCGTTCCATAGTTGAAAAGAGTTTCATAAATCCATaggaatgaaagaaaaaaagaaattcaaagcACAATATCTTATTGTAGAAATTGAATTCCATACGGGAAAGAATTTCAAGTGAAACAATAACAAATGAACAACTCACATTTAGTGGTAGAAGCACTTTTTGAGAGCATACGTGTGGCAATGGTGTTCTTTTAAATacgcattttttatttatgtggGTAATACTCTTATTTATTACATATCAtacaaaatctaaaaaatatgTTCTGATTTGTATTATGAGAGTTTTGTATATATTCTTATTCACGTATCTTAGGCAGTTATTagagaaaattgagaaaattctaTTCAGAAACGGAGCGTTCTAAAATCATATTATCGGACTCATCTCGTatcttgctttcatatatacatagatatcTAGATTCTAGACGATCTATGTGTGACATGCTGgctctgatatatatatatatatatatatatatggaaatcATCGTCTCATCAGAGCGAGAAATTCTTCGGaaatttttctttcgttttcaTCTTTCCCCAGTCAAAAGTTACTCCGATATACCTACACTAGAAATCTAACAGCTAGACACTTATCCAAGTTAATTCTTAAAAGTGCAGTAGGGAAGATCTCTCTTATCAGTAATCTTTTTTTGCGACTTGCAGTGGTCTTTGCTCCAATCTTGAAATGGGAAAGAAATTGTCACATCCCAAATCCCACGGCGGTTCGTACAGGGGGAAAATCTTGCCTATATTTGTAACCCTCAATGAACCCACCCCATAATACCCTGAGCTAGCACTTACCTGTGAGGAGGAATCCCTTAGTTTTCTTTTGGCATACCAAGACAACTCATTCCACATAACTTAAGGAGGGTCGCTGAAATTTTCAGCAACAAGTCGAGGGAATGTAATCCCAATAAGTTCAGAGTACAATGCGTGAGTCAGAAAAGAAAGTGCAACAGTAAACATAATTAAGGGTTCTTCCTGCTGTTCTCCCCGGTTCTTCCTGCTGTTCTCCCCATCTAGCAAGCAGGTCGAGCTATTAGCTTCCCTGTACGTGTGTCTTGGAAGGATTGTCTCGAACTGTGCTGATAGTGTCTTGCAATCAGTCACCAGAGGTTGAAGAAAGGAATTAGCGGGAATTCCACCCCAAACCAATCAACAATTACATGAGCAGCCACTTCAACACATAGCTGCTATAAGCAGCCCCTGCCGTAGAGCTATCAGTTCTGCAACAGTGCTGGAAGTTGTCCCAAGATTCATGGCAAAGCCTCGAACCCAGTTACCATTGGAATCTCGGAAGATTCCTCCGGACCCCTGCACTCCCTGGATTGCTGACCGATGAACCATCAGTGTTGAGTTTGACAAAGCTCACTGGAGGGGTTGTCCATTTGACAAGGATCTTCTTAAATTTGCAGGATGAGTTGAGGGATTGGGAGAAAAAGTACTCCGGAGCTTTTCATAGGGTGAATTATGCAATGTTGTTGTGTAAAAGATTGTTGGAGAATACCATGTGGTTCCTATATTTCCATAAGCTCCAGAgggcaaaattgaaaagaattccCCATGGAATTCCAATCCAGTAATCCGGTCGAGAAGGTTCCTTGTTTGTCACTCGGTATTCCTAAGTTGGACCAAAGATCACGCGCTGCATTGCAATCTCGTAGAATGTGGTGCATCGATTCCGAACTGGAGTTGCAAAGGGAGATGGTGGGATGATCATGCCTCTCTGTGCAAGCGATGGAACGGGTGGGCAAACATTCGTGGACACATTGCCAGAAACGTTACTTGGAGGAATCCCTTAGTTAGTGTACCCCTAAGAAACGTTACTTGGACTCCACACGTCTACAGTTGCCTCTCTAGTACCAGTGACCTCTCCCAAATCTAATGTATTGCTTTGAGTAATATCACtaatttacaaaatattttaaaatcacaagaCATAAAATCAAATGTGGAGAAATACAATGGTGAGCTAGATACTTCTACACCTAGCTGCTCCTTCACTAGCTTTTTGAATTCATTTAGCTTAATGGATGGAAGTGATCGGATTGTGCCCATGTAATGTCTAGCCAACCATTTGCTATTCACTCTACTATTCTTGTAAGTGATATTGCAGGTGTGATTGTCAAAGATTTTTCTCACCTGATAAGCACCGAGATTCTTCATGAATTTAACAACTATCTTCCAAGGACAACTTCTCTCTTTACACCTCACTTTTATATActctttgcaattttttttgaagtatAGGTTCCTTTGGCTCTTCACAGAAGCCAAACAAATTGCATCCTTAAactgttttccattttcaaaCAGTTGACCTACTGTAAAGGTAGGCAACTGACAAGTCGGTTCATATTGAGGGAAGGTACCTGACTTTCTGAAGTAACTTCTGGGTTGCTTTTCTCTCACCGTGTCTTCATCATCCCCAAACTCCGAACTTGTTTCACCGGAATTAATACTGCATGCCTCGTTAGAAGATGGATAATCGATTATGTATCATTCATCTCTTGCATCAACAGCAACAATAGCGCCCTCTTTCTCTTTGCCCTTCTtgtcttgcttcccctacagaTACAGTCTGTACATCCTTCTGTAGCTGCAAACTCTTCAAATTTTCagctctcttcttctttgcaATTTCAACTTGGGATCTGATGTCTAGGAGCTCCGgatcatcttcttcacttAGATCTGCAAGCACATCCGCATAAACAAAATCACTTTCACTCCCACTACTGTTCTCTTCACTTTCTTCTGTAGCTAGATCTACATCAGCACCTCCTTTAGCAACTGCCTTAGGTTGCTGAAACGCTTTAGGGCAATGGTCGATGTGCTTCACATACAATTGACAATATTTATATTCCAAAAGTTGCCCTATCAGTTGAATGACAGAACTGTCCTTGTACACCTCAAATAATCCATCTTTTAACCCTTTTCCATGGACCCTACACAATATCACATCTACATTATCTTTAGACCCCATCTTTTCTAATTCTTTCACCATATGAGTAGCGGACACTTTGTTTGGGTCAATATCCCAATGCGATATCTCACTCCCACTGTACAATAGTTTCCCTCCTTCTTCCTTAAAGGACCCACCATGGTGTATTTCAAGAGTGTATCCATGGTAATTGAAGTTGTGAAACTCATCCATTCTACAAGACCAATGTAATAGAACAAACATCACAATATTGAAAATCTTTCATTAAAACACGGTTTGTCCAAAAATTGAATATAGTTCATGAAGCCAAACCTACTGAGGAAAGCTCACTAAATGATCAATCCTTTCTTCGGGTCAAGCTTCCCTCTTCTTCTACTTCGGGTCGGGTCGGGTCTGCTACTCCCCACCCTCAACCTCCTCCCCTCTCCTTCTCTCCCGTATATCGTGGCCTCGTAAATCAATTGGGGGTCCTTCGTCTTGCTGTTCTCCTACAAATCCAAAGATCATCacgacaaaaagaaaatagctGAAAATTTTTGTTCAGTTAATGGAACTACGTACTACTAGAGTTCTGTGGGtatttaacaaaataaaaaagaaagaaaaagatatatgATTCATCACAGAATCATGACTATATGTACCGTACAATCTCTGTTCTTTCCCCCATATGGTATTGAAAAGAGTGAGCtcacaaattttaaaaatgaaagtttGGCTCCCAGAAAGTAATTAGACCCGAAAGACACAAAATACTATAAAGAGATCAACTGATTCTGAGTCATTTGATAAATTTGAGAGGCAGTCTGTCTCAGGGAAAGGTTGTCGTCATTGGGCTCACTCTTTATGACATTTTCACACTACATTGGGCCTATGCTTGCTCACATTATTTTAGAAGTAAATCTTGTTTTTAGTGCAGGTACACAAGCGTATCTCGAAAATGATGAGTgcaatgtatatattttccaatcaaGAATGAACAAGGCAGCAAAATGGGAACCGAATCGTAGTGCTCGATattcttttttggataaatgtgATTTCATCATTTACTGCAAGTCCAAACTATATGTACAAGGTTAGGCAGAACACCCAAAATTACGCAAGTTTGTTAAGCCTAAAACTATCAGAAAAGGGACAGCTAGAAACTCCAAGAGCAAAATTTGGGAGAGAAAACATCACCGAAAGTTCACCCTAAAACCGAAAGTTCACCTCCACGATTTCGAAAGTTTGGAATAAATTCGAAACCGAAAGTCTGGAAGTTCACCAGAAAGTCTGGCCGATTTTGAAACTGAAAAGTCTGGAAATTCGCAACCGAAAAGTTCACCCAAACCTCCACGATTTCGAAACTCTGGAAGAAATTGCAAACTCTGGAAGAAATTGGAAGCTACAGAAGAAATTCGAAGCTACAGATCGCTTGCTTTGCACCGAGATCTCCACATCTGGAAGGAATTTCAAGCAGGTTTGGGGAAACGAAGAGAAGGGCGGGAATCCGAGATTTCAAGTTAGGGTTTCGGTTAGGAATTTCAAGCCCGAAACTTACGGTTTCAACCTGAGATTTCGGGTTCTCTATTCGGGCCAAGGGTGCCACGTCATCATTTAACGGACACGTGGATGGATTTGACGGCGTCAAGTCCATGGTGGCGGGTTGGTAACGGTTGCGGACGGAAAGGACCAACTGTGACACATTTCCAAAACTTATAGAACTTGTTATTTCAAAGTGAAACATTTAGAACTTAATGTCAAAAAAAGCCAAACATATAGGACTCACAGTgtcatttttccattttatatGTGTATTAGATAATAGAATTCGAATACGATTTGTTTGATGTTCTTTCAACTCTATTCAACCTCAAATCGGGGTTGTTGAAAGAAAATGAGCTCTTGGAGGGGACAGAGGGTGGAAGTTTCACTTCTATGCCCTTTACCCTCCTTTATAGGGTCAACACCAAACATATAGTCTATAGGGGACAGAGGGTGGAAGTTTCACTTCTATTCCTCTTACCCTCCTTTATAATGTCAAGACCAAACATAGAGTTAGTCTATCATCCAAATTGAACAGCGACTTCCATAGGccaaaaagtcaaaaaagGATGAGACGAATCTCTCAACTGTCAATTTCTTTATGTTCCCTTTTTGCTAAATAAAATGGTTATACCAGACGAACTGAACAATCAGCGCAAGCACTGATCCCATCAGCAAATATAGAGTTAGTTTATCCAAATTGAACAACCAGCGTGAGCACTGGCTCCGTCAGCGTAGCACCACCAAGGATCTAGTATAATTCACAGAAGTTAGAAATGACTCCAGGCCCAAGTTAAAGAGCCCACCCTAGCATATGTCCCGGGGGgattcgaactcgagacctGGAGGTCTCCAAATCACATGGGAGTGAGCTTGGAATCACTAGGCTATCACCCCTTATGATAATTTCTTTATGTTCCCTTAGTAAGTCTAATTTGAACTTTGAAGAGCATTTTCTCAAGAAGACGGGGTGTCCTCTGACACGTCAGCTAGCTGGCAGAAAAAAGTCAGCACCGGCTGCACTCATGCATCTCGGTGTGGAAACGTCAAATCAGGTAGATGGGTTGTGTATTATTGAGGTTGCACGCATTATTGATTGATTTCCATCATCGATTATATAATAAGCAATAGGACCACCTGGTGATCACTCTCAGTATTGCTAACAAGACGCGATGAGGATGAGGGATATTGTATCCGTCTaccccttcctcttcctcttctcagCTTTCCTGATGATCTTACCAGTAGCTGCTGCTGCTCTCACCGCACCATCCCGACAGTATTTGAGCCATAGCCATGAGTGTGATGCTCTGCTTCAGTTCAGTAACGCATTCATCAACACAAAGGACGCCTCTGAAGACTACTGCGACAAGGACTCCTCTATCACTTCATATCCGAAGACAGCCTCATGGAAGAATGGCAGCGATTGCTGCTCGTGGGATGGGGTCACATGCCACCCATCCACAAAGTACGTGATTGGCATCGACCTCAGTTGCAGTTGGCTCAATGGTACCCTCCATCCCAACAGCACCCTCTTTTCGCTCTACAATCTTCGATGGCTCAACCTCGCTGGTAACAATTTCTATTTCTCACAAATTTCCCCCGGGTTTGGTATCTTTACCGGAATGGAGCATCTCAACCTCTCTCATTCTGCTTTCTCGGGTCCCATTGCTCCAGAAATCTCTCACCTTTCCAGCCTAGTTACATTCAATGTCTCGGGTAACAGTGATCTAACAATAGAAGATGATCATAGTTTCAGAAGGCTTGTTGGTAATCTCACCCAGCTGAGAGAACTTGTTCTTGATGGTATTGACATGTCTACAGTTTCTCCCAATTCCCTCACTAACCTCTCTTCCACTCTGACATCTTTGAGTCTTCGGGACTGCAATCTGCGAGGCATATTCCCAGTTGCCATCTTCCATCTCTCAAACCTCCgcagtctctctctttctcataATTCTGATCTCGTGGGCACTCTCCCCCAGACAAACTGGATCGGTCCGTTGGTCTCCTTGGATCTATCAAATACAATCTTCCACGGGTCATTTCCGGCATCAGTTGGGAATCTGAGGTCCATGAATTATCTGGACCTCTCTCACAGCAGATTCACCGGTCCCATCCCACCGGCACTCGGAAACCTTGACCACCTCACCCATTTGGACCTTGCGTTTAACAACTTCAGTGGCATCGTGGACTTTGAAATGTTTGCAAGACTCAAAAATCTCCAGTACCTTTCCTTTCCAAGGAACAACCTCACTGTGATGTTGCAAAGCGATAGCAACTGTTCCTTCCCAAGTCTCAAAGTTTTGATACTGCCCAATTGCAAGTTGACTGAATTCCCGCATTTCTTGAGTTCTTCATCTGAGCTGGAAGAATTGGACCTTTCTGGAAACAAGATTCACGGAGGGATTCCTGAATGGTTTTGGAGAGTAGGGAGGGACACATTGGCGTCCTTGGATCTCTCAGACAACAATTTCACAGGAGAGATCCCATCCTCATTCTGCCAAGTAAGTTCACTATATTCTTTACACTTCTCAGATAACAGACTCAATGGCAACATTCCGAGATGCTTAGGAAATTTAAGCAACCTCTGGCAGCTTGATGCCTCAAATAACAGCTTCACCGGAGAGATCCCATCTTCAATCTGCCAATTGAGTTCACTATATAGTCTATATCTCTTAGGCAACAGACTCAGCGGCACCATTCCCAATTGCTTGGGAAATTTAAGCAGCCTTACCTGGTTGGAGTTGAGCGACAATCAATTGCAAGGCCCACTGCCAGCATCTCTAGCAAACTGTACGAGCTTGGAGCATTTAAATGTTAGTTACAATGAAATGTATGACACTTTCCCTCACTGGTTATTAAATGCTCCCCTCTACAGCTTGTTAGTTTTAGATTTGCAGTCAAACAAGTTTCATGGAGCCATTGAGATTCCCATCCCACCGCAAATTTCATACTTTCTCATCTCCGACAATGATTTTGCTGGACGGTTGCCAATAAACTTCTCTCTTGATTCAAACGCTTATTTCATTGACCTAGCAAATAACAATTTCGAAGGACCACTTCCCATTCCACCGTCCACCATTCAATCCTATTACATTGCAAACAATAAGTTTAGCGGAGACATTCCTTATCAGGTCTGCAATGCCACTAGACTACAGGTCATCGACCTATCCATTAATCACTTGACCGGCACCATTCCTCACTGTTTCAGTAATTTTAATGCCTCGCTATCAATATTGGACCTCCGAGCAAATGACTTTGTTGGTCAAATACCAGATATATTCATCCCAAAGGCCAGCTTGAGGACGATTCGCTTGAGTCAGAATCGCCTTCGAGGCACACTATCACGATCTTTGGTACATTGCAAGAACTTGCAAGTTCTAGATCTCAGTGAAAACGAGTTGGAGGACCACTTTCCTTATTGGTTGGAAGCTCTGCCAAGTCTGCAAGTTCTTAATCTGAGATCAAACAAGTTCCATGGTTTAGTGGACAGTTCTGGTGAAGCTGATAGTCCCTTCCCAAAATTGCGCATTTTTGACATCTCTGCCAACAGCTTTTCCGGTCCACTGCCAGCCAAGTATATTACCAACTTGATTGCCATGAAGGATGTAACGAGCAGTGGATTTCAATATATGGATTCGAAATATGGACATTATCAAGATTCCATCACAGTGGTCATGAAAGGATCGGACATTGAGCTGGTGAAAATTCTGATTGTATTTACAACCATCGACTTCTCAGGGAACTTTTTCGAAGGAGAGATTCCAGAACTAATCGGAGATCTGAAGGCACTCAAGGGACTCAACCTTTCTCATAACAATCTGACTGGCAGGATCCCGTCTTCTCTGAGGAATTTGACTAATCTCGAGTGGTTGGACCTATCCTCGAACGAGCTCAACGGGGAGATTCCTGTAGAATTAGCAGATCTTACGTCGCTCACCACCCTAAATCTCTCAAATAACCAGCTTTTTGGACCGATTCCTAAGGGCCCGCAAATCGATACATTTGAGCACTCCTTTGACCGGAATCTCGGCCTGTGTGGTCATCCATTGCCAAATGCATGTGGGACTGACACGGTGGACTCACCACCACATTCAACTTTCTCTGAAGAAGAAACAGTGCATTGGATTGAATGGAGGGCAGTGCCAATGGGCTACGGATGCGGACTCGTCCTTGGGATATCATCATGCTACATTATGCTGGAAACTGGAAGACCAAGATGGTTGGTGAGAATGCTCGAGAGGAAAATATACAGAATGACAAAACGTAAAAGGAGAAATGTGGCTTCAAGGAATCGCAGGAGGTACTTGTTACATAAATTATCGCATTTAAACATTGTTTGATAAAAGCGAAGTGTTTTTTATTCTGAACTTGATTTTCTCCTTGcctaaaatacaaaataatcaGGAGGAGCCCAAGAGGTCAATGAGACGGGAAGAGAAGGCAAAAAAATGGTAGTATGAAAGCTTTCATCGACAAAGGGAAATGGCAATACATTGATGAAGTGGAAACTTCCACGACTTTATTccataaacttttttttttttttggatgtcGGTTTTTTCAAGTGGAATGACAACAATCATATGTTTTGCTCTCCATAATAAATTCAAGTGTTTGAATGAGATCATTACCATCTGATGCATCTCTTTTAAGTTTCTAGACAGACTGGAACCTGTGAAATTTGAGGGAGCCAAATCTACGAATTTGACATATCAATGTTATAGCCAAAACTGTGCTTTCTTGCCACTAAATGATGCGAGGCTGCAGGTGGCAGCTCTATAAAACAGCTTTGCAACCGAAACCAAATATTACAGATCGGTGGGTCAATCACACTATCGTGATGCAACTTTTAGAACTCAAAATTTCGAACTCAGGATCACTCTTCCTGAATGAAATGACGCCTCTTTACtgatttatttgtttttttcatgGAAGAAAGACTGGAGCCACATTATCCCGACTAAGCATCAGACTCCTGCCCTGCCTTTGTTCCTGCATTCACCTGCACAATCACATAACTCGAGAGGTCACACAATTTAGATTCTCTCACATTCCATGGAGATTAACAGactaagatttttttttcttatttgttaATAAAAGACATGAGAGAAAAACGTAacaggtttttctttttatggtaAGTAAATGTGACGTGTTGTACTGGTCTAATAGCCGTTGCTTGTCTAATGGCCACAACTACACAACGCGACACAAGTTGTAAGCGGTATAGTTCGACTGCACAAAGCTGGACACAGTTCCCAGGTTTAATACATGATTCCTGAGCCTGGCCTGTGATATATATTGATAACCTTGCCAGAAGTTCCCCTAAATGCGGAGAGAATCCTGTCACGATATacattgattttgaaaaatgctAATACAATTCTATCCAAATGTTTGAATTATACCACAGCAAGCTTCAACCGTTTCACATAATCATTaagtgcataaaaataaaaaagtaaaaataaattgaagtgTCTGTATAAAATGGTACATGGCGGATTCCACCGATCGAAGGGGGTGGCAATTTATCAATGAAGAGGAACTtcagtatttttattttttccttttgtcgGTGCaagtagaaaagaaaataatcatgAGTGTCATTCTCCGTAATAAATTGAAGTGTCTGAATAAAACGAAAACCGTCTGATGCATCTCTTTTGAGTTCCTAGAGAGAGTGGGACCTATCGAAATTTTGAGAAACCAAATCTACGAAACTGAAGATTCCTAATGTATCCACAGGACAAAGACTCTTGACATGTCTCTCTTATGTCATTTATAGCCAAAGAATGTGCTCTCTCGCCGCTTTAAAAGAATAGAAGCTAgagatttgatttttctcgAAGAGTtgggggcaaaaaaaaaaaacaacagaGAATTGAAGCACTAAAAAGCAACTTAAGAAATGGAAACAAGAGATTACATATATTATGAAGTTTTCATGACTCAAAATTCGGAGCTGAGAATCCGCCTCCCTGAATGAAATATCACCTCTTTACTGATCAATCCCTGAATGAAATATCATCGAATGAGGACTAGAGCCACACTTTGTGATATGATCCAGTTAGAGGACCCTTTGCATGGACATGAGGAAGGATCCCACGATGATATGGTCGGGCATGAAGGCGAGCTTTGGGACATGTATGTGCCAGCTGGAACAAGTACAAGAGCACGAATCAAGCGAATCCAAGAAGTCATGCAAAGACTGGTATTGCCTGTCCTTAGAGGAGAAGTCAAGCTCTTGGGCAAGATGCATGTGGAACAAGAAGCCACAACCATTAATATCCTAGAAGTCTATCtagaagatgatccaagtTCAAAAGACTGATTTTGGGCTAGTTGTTCTAAGACATAATTAGTTGCTTTCAATAAGTTGGGCCTATTCCATTTTGGGCTTATTAAgcttatgatttattttagcTAAGTCCGTTAGTCATTTTAGGTTAATAGAtagtatctctctataaatatgCATGTGGCCTCCATAGAGAAGGATCGATCAGATTTCATTCTACTTGTGATAGAGGTTTTCTCCTAGTTGTTTTTCAACAACTGTGTAGTTGTTGCAAGTGTGATAACTTGTGATTTTcgatatttataatattgttttCTAGGAGCTAGTGGGtcatatttcatattataatattggtttgtgGCTCATTATAGTCATCAGGCCAATATTCTCTATTCTGGAAACCTTTATTGGACAATCTcgggtttgatctcattctattaTTGCTAGGTCTCAGGATAGGTTCCTTGGGTTTCTCATCAATTGGCATCAGAGTTTTGGCTCCAATCCAGGTTTCAACTATCCTATTTCGTTCTTGTTATCCATTGTTCTTAGGGTTCGTAAATCGTTTATAGAAGTTGTGGTTCTTGTTGGTTTATTCTTATTGTGCTCAAGAACCCTAAAGTTTCAATTATCTTATTAGAAatccaaaataataataaaaagaaagaaattcgTCCTCAAAGATAcataaagaaaaggaaaagagaataAAAGCAGAAAATAGAAGTTGAAcagtaataaaaaaaggacaaaaaatagaaagaaaggaGAGAATATTTGTTGGATTGGATTCCCTGACTTTTGGGGGGAAGCGACTTCTTTAGATAAAAGATTGTTACTCAAGCAAAGTTGGGAATTTCGAAAATTTCCTATCATTTTCTTCTATATCTGCCATTATCCTTGTTTCATCTTCCTTATTCCAGTCTAATTTCCTTAGGTGAATCAAGTTTTCTTTGGAAGTCCAACaagttttttttcattcatatcatATCTTGAGGTGATCTTGTAGTCACTTTCCTACTTCATTCCGTCTTGCATTCCTTTGCTTCACCATATTAATCTCCTTGACCTGAATTCCTTTCTATTTCAACTCAGCTGCTAAATCGATATTTTAAGGGGTTGGGTTGATCAAGTGATTAACTTAGCAATTGAATTGCTTAGTTAATTCTTGAGTAGAAAATCAAGAGAGGGAAAAGGCAAGAGTGGGTGAGCATATAAGAGGACAAAAGCTTAAAATTGAGTGAAACACGAGTACAAGTATGACAATGAATTGAGTTTAAACATGTGAGGCAG
Above is a window of Punica granatum isolate Tunisia-2019 chromosome 7, ASM765513v2, whole genome shotgun sequence DNA encoding:
- the LOC116215144 gene encoding receptor-like protein Cf-9 homolog, with translation MRMRDIVSVYPFLFLFSAFLMILPVAAAALTAPSRQYLSHSHECDALLQFSNAFINTKDASEDYCDKDSSITSYPKTASWKNGSDCCSWDGVTCHPSTKYVIGIDLSCSWLNGTLHPNSTLFSLYNLRWLNLAGNNFYFSQISPGFGIFTGMEHLNLSHSAFSGPIAPEISHLSSLVTFNVSGNSDLTIEDDHSFRRLVGNLTQLRELVLDGIDMSTVSPNSLTNLSSTLTSLSLRDCNLRGIFPVAIFHLSNLRSLSLSHNSDLVGTLPQTNWIGPLVSLDLSNTIFHGSFPASVGNLRSMNYLDLSHSRFTGPIPPALGNLDHLTHLDLAFNNFSGIVDFEMFARLKNLQYLSFPRNNLTVMLQSDSNCSFPSLKVLILPNCKLTEFPHFLSSSSELEELDLSGNKIHGGIPEWFWRVGRDTLASLDLSDNNFTGEIPSSFCQVSSLYSLHFSDNRLNGNIPRCLGNLSNLWQLDASNNSFTGEIPSSICQLSSLYSLYLLGNRLSGTIPNCLGNLSSLTWLELSDNQLQGPLPASLANCTSLEHLNVSYNEMYDTFPHWLLNAPLYSLLVLDLQSNKFHGAIEIPIPPQISYFLISDNDFAGRLPINFSLDSNAYFIDLANNNFEGPLPIPPSTIQSYYIANNKFSGDIPYQVCNATRLQVIDLSINHLTGTIPHCFSNFNASLSILDLRANDFVGQIPDIFIPKASLRTIRLSQNRLRGTLSRSLVHCKNLQVLDLSENELEDHFPYWLEALPSLQVLNLRSNKFHGLVDSSGEADSPFPKLRIFDISANSFSGPLPAKYITNLIAMKDVTSSGFQYMDSKYGHYQDSITVVMKGSDIELVKILIVFTTIDFSGNFFEGEIPELIGDLKALKGLNLSHNNLTGRIPSSLRNLTNLEWLDLSSNELNGEIPVELADLTSLTTLNLSNNQLFGPIPKGPQIDTFEHSFDRNLGLCGHPLPNACGTDTVDSPPHSTFSEEETVHWIEWRAVPMGYGCGLVLGISSCYIMLETGRPRWLVRMLERKIYRMTKRKRRNVASRNRRRRSPRGQ